Proteins from one Podospora pseudoanserina strain CBS 124.78 chromosome 1, whole genome shotgun sequence genomic window:
- a CDS encoding hypothetical protein (EggNog:ENOG503P32X; COG:F) codes for MLSYDSAISLKGQTPGSPAISNGHQNIPPSPSTMRLPTSSLSNGVRTNGNVSSSLSKNEQRHIWLVTGPAGCGKSTVAKYLATVLHMPYIEGDEFHPQANIDKMSAGIPLTDADRWDWLTALREASLKELERGNRGVVLTCSALKRKYRDVIRVAPYFSPNLHLHFIYLDASEELLLQRVMARKNHYMGANMVHSQFEVLERPTTDEVDVISIDVSRPAEAVMAEALDRVLDTMETVAAEAQRK; via the exons ATGCTTTCGTACGACTCAGCCATCTCCTTGAAGGGACAAACCCCGGGGTCACCAGCTATTTCCAACGGCCACCAAAAcatccccccatcaccaagcacCATGAGActcccaacatcatctttgTCGAATGGTGTGCGTACCAACGGCAATGTCTCTTCGTCACTATCCAAAAATGAGCAGCGCCACATCTGGCTCGTTACTGGCCCCGCCGGCTGTGGAAAGAGCACTGTTGCCAAGTACCTGGCCACTGTTCTTCATATGCCATATatcgagggtgatgag TTCCACCCACAAGCCAACATCGACAAGATGAGCGCTGGCATTCCCTTGACGGATGCTGATCGGTGGGACTGGTTGACGGCTCTCCGGGAGGCTTCcctcaaggagctggaacGTGGAAACAGAGGCGTGGTGTTGACTTGCTCTGCTTTGAAGCGCAAGTACCGCGATGTCATCCGTGTCGCCCCCTATTTCTCGcccaacctccatctccactTCATCTATTTGGATGCGTCCGAGGAGCTCCTCTTGCAAAGGGTGATGGCTCGCAAGAACCATTACATGGGAGCCAACATGGTCCACAGCCAATTCGAAGTCTTGGAAAGGCCAACCACGGATGAGGTCGATGTTATTAGCATTGACGTCAGTCGCCCAGCCGAAGCTGTCATGGCTGAGGCTCTAGACCGAGTCCTGGACACGATGGAGACCGTCGCGGCAGAAGCCCAGAGAAAGTGA